The following proteins are co-located in the Rippkaea orientalis PCC 8801 genome:
- a CDS encoding circadian clock KaiB family protein, whose product MNKFVLKLYITGNTINSQRAIANLLRICQEELDDHYTVEIIDVLEQPQKAEVEKILVTPTLIKELPPPLQRIIGDMSNTQKVLLGLDLLHQD is encoded by the coding sequence ATGAATAAGTTTGTTCTAAAATTATATATTACAGGAAACACCATTAACTCTCAACGAGCGATCGCTAATCTTTTACGCATCTGTCAGGAGGAACTTGATGATCACTATACCGTAGAGATTATTGATGTCTTAGAACAACCGCAAAAAGCAGAAGTCGAAAAAATCTTAGTGACCCCTACATTAATTAAAGAATTACCTCCTCCTTTACAGCGTATCATCGGAGATATGTCTAATACCCAAAAAGTCTTACTAGGCCTCGATTTACTGCACCAAGACTAG
- the kaiC gene encoding circadian clock protein KaiC produces MIQENEQDYTESIEKLETAIPGFDFLSVGGLPKGRATLVAGTAGSSKTVFACQFLAEGIKRGENGVFVTFEEPPKALRKNMRGFGWNIAQWEADRKWAFVDASPQPGDSPIVTGEYDLGALIARIEFAIRKYKAQRVSLDSLGAIFSHLADSTQVRNDLFRLASALRELEVTAIMTAERTEEYGEISRYGVEEFVADNVVILRNVLADEKRRRTIEILKYRGTDHQKGEYPFTIIPRRGVVILPLSAIELEQKSSNIRITSGSDELDRMCGGGFFRDSIILVSGATGTGKTLMVTEFMAGGVLNNERCLVFAFEESREQLFRNATGWGVDFEKMELEGKLKVVCRYPETAGLENHLIMMKEIIEEFKPNRVAVDSLSALERVSSLKGFREFIIGLTSFIKQQEIGGLFTSTTPTLLGGSSITEAHISTITDSIILLRYVEMYGEMRRGITVLKMRGSMHDKDIREFSIDHKGMHIGKPFRNVTGILAGTPVYTAQSEVDRLSSMFEE; encoded by the coding sequence ATGATCCAAGAAAACGAACAAGACTATACTGAATCGATTGAAAAGTTAGAGACAGCTATTCCAGGGTTTGACTTTTTATCCGTTGGTGGACTACCCAAGGGAAGAGCAACCTTAGTCGCGGGAACGGCCGGAAGTTCCAAGACGGTTTTTGCTTGTCAGTTTCTCGCTGAAGGAATTAAACGCGGAGAAAATGGGGTCTTTGTGACCTTTGAGGAACCCCCAAAAGCCCTACGCAAGAACATGAGGGGGTTTGGTTGGAATATTGCCCAATGGGAAGCCGACCGCAAATGGGCGTTTGTGGATGCCTCTCCCCAACCAGGAGACAGTCCGATAGTCACAGGAGAATACGACTTAGGGGCGTTAATTGCTCGCATTGAGTTTGCTATCCGTAAATACAAGGCGCAACGGGTTTCTCTCGATTCTTTGGGGGCGATTTTTAGCCATTTAGCTGATAGTACCCAAGTTCGTAATGATTTGTTCCGACTGGCTTCAGCCTTACGAGAATTGGAAGTTACCGCTATTATGACGGCGGAACGGACGGAGGAATATGGGGAAATTAGTCGCTATGGGGTGGAGGAATTTGTTGCGGATAACGTGGTGATTTTGCGTAACGTCCTAGCTGATGAAAAGCGTCGTAGAACCATTGAAATTCTCAAATATCGCGGAACAGACCATCAAAAGGGCGAATATCCCTTTACGATTATTCCGAGGCGGGGAGTCGTTATTTTGCCACTTTCAGCCATTGAACTTGAACAAAAATCCTCGAATATTCGCATTACCTCCGGAAGTGACGAATTAGACCGAATGTGTGGCGGCGGTTTCTTCCGTGATTCAATTATTTTGGTTTCGGGGGCAACAGGAACGGGTAAAACCCTGATGGTGACAGAATTTATGGCCGGAGGAGTCCTTAATAATGAACGGTGTTTGGTCTTTGCTTTTGAAGAAAGTCGGGAACAATTGTTCCGAAATGCCACAGGTTGGGGAGTTGATTTCGAGAAGATGGAACTCGAAGGTAAGCTGAAGGTGGTCTGTCGTTATCCTGAAACGGCAGGGTTAGAAAATCACCTGATTATGATGAAGGAAATTATCGAAGAGTTTAAACCTAATCGTGTGGCTGTTGATAGTCTTTCGGCTTTAGAAAGGGTTTCAAGTTTGAAAGGATTTCGAGAATTTATTATTGGTTTAACGTCCTTTATTAAACAACAGGAAATCGGGGGACTATTTACGTCTACAACGCCGACTTTATTAGGCGGTTCTTCCATTACGGAAGCTCATATTTCTACCATTACAGATTCGATTATTTTACTACGGTATGTGGAAATGTATGGGGAAATGCGACGAGGTATTACGGTGTTAAAAATGCGGGGTTCTATGCACGATAAAGATATTCGGGAATTTTCTATTGATCATAAGGGAATGCACATTGGTAAACCTTTCCGTAATGTAACAGGAATTTTGGCTGGAACTCCAGTTTATACGGCACAAAGTGAGGTTGACCGTTTAAGTAGTATGTTTGAAGAATAA
- a CDS encoding response regulator, with protein sequence MADDLCRILLIEDRLDNVQLLQRLLSEAQYCSLAQGLTFPVTCANNLAQGLDILAETAFDVILLDLSLPDSQGVNALIKLREKWPNIPIIVETHQENETLIVECFQLGADGYLQLQTLDTNLLVYEIRLGIERQQYRTKLAQQQQRLQQAKEFADLESLGNVKNSPSITARMFGEDSLRESLPELFQEFCKTYGDLLELALEQRAFKVEYNLSEQLRMLADKLGFVKASPRDAIEIHTKILKEKNQDVPLAKAQAYISEGRLMILELMGYLASFYRKYYIGLSNIHLSPHRTLPKGYE encoded by the coding sequence ATGGCTGATGATCTCTGTAGGATACTTTTGATCGAAGATCGGTTAGACAATGTTCAGTTGTTACAGAGATTGCTATCGGAGGCGCAATACTGTTCTTTGGCTCAGGGCTTGACTTTTCCGGTTACTTGTGCTAACAATTTAGCCCAAGGATTGGATATTTTGGCAGAAACAGCTTTTGATGTGATCTTGCTAGATTTGAGTTTACCCGATAGTCAGGGAGTCAATGCTTTGATTAAACTTCGGGAAAAATGGCCAAATATTCCGATTATTGTGGAAACCCATCAAGAAAATGAAACCTTGATTGTAGAATGTTTTCAGTTGGGGGCTGATGGCTATTTGCAACTGCAAACTCTCGATACGAATTTGTTAGTGTATGAAATTCGTTTAGGGATTGAACGGCAACAATATCGCACTAAATTAGCTCAACAACAACAACGACTCCAACAAGCTAAGGAATTTGCGGACTTAGAATCTTTAGGGAATGTGAAAAATTCCCCCAGTATTACGGCAAGAATGTTTGGAGAAGATAGCTTAAGGGAGAGTTTGCCAGAGCTTTTTCAAGAATTTTGTAAAACCTATGGAGATTTGCTCGAACTTGCTTTAGAACAACGGGCGTTTAAAGTAGAGTATAATCTTTCGGAACAATTAAGGATGTTAGCTGATAAATTAGGGTTTGTGAAAGCGAGTCCGAGGGATGCCATTGAAATTCATACTAAAATTTTAAAAGAAAAAAATCAAGATGTTCCCCTAGCTAAAGCGCAGGCCTATATTTCTGAGGGACGGCTCATGATTTTAGAACTCATGGGATACTTAGCTTCCTTCTATCGGAAATACTACATCGGCTTAAGCAATATTCATTTATCGCCCCATCGAACACTACCTAAAGGTTATGAATAA